TGAAGAAAAGCAGGCCCTTTTCCGCTCTTTAGTGGAAATTATTAACGAATCTATACGTCTTGGCGGAGATATGGAGGAGCCATTTGCAGACTGGGACGACTTTACCGGAGGATACAATGCCCATTTTAAAGTGTACGCGAGGGAAGGAGTCCCCTGCGTCAACTGCCGGGAGCCCATTCAGAAATCCGAAGTTGGGGGGAGAAACTCCTATTTCTGCCCTCTATGTCAGAAGTAAGAGAGACAGAAGTGAGAGACACAGAAAGCAAAGCAAAGGAGACAACTATCCAAAGAAATTGATAGCTGTCTCCTTTTGCTGCTGCTCAAATGCCGCGGCAGCAGGCTTGTCTAATTTGAAGTATCCGATGGCTTCCCTTCCGTCTCATCAGAAGAACCAGGCAAGCTCTTGTTGGGACTTTCCTCCTTAAGGGTTTGCTTAGTTTTGAGATTTTCCTCCTTAAGAGCTTGCTTCGCTTTAAGCTTTAACCTTAATTCCCGCCAAATAGCCAAAAGGAGCATAACTAAAGCTCCGGCAAATGTCGAACCTAAGATAACAAGAACTAACGGAACGTCTGTGGTAATCCAAAACAGCTGAATAGTAACTAAGCCGGCATTTTGAATTGCAAAAATTGCAATCAGAAGAGAACAAATAAGGGATAATATGAGTACGAACATTTAACGTAACCTCCTTTGGTCATTGAATATATACTAATTCGACTATAATCTGCCGGAATCCTGCTAATCTTGCTCCGGGCTATCACTTACAACTTCAAGTGAAGGAAAGGTTTGCTTCTTAAAGAATCTAGACTGGGTAATTAAGGAGAGAAGTGCTATACTAACCATAATACAAGGGAGGGATAGACAACATGAAAAAGGTTTTCCTGGTTCTAAGCTTATTTTTGGTGTTCATGCTGTTAGATGGGTGCAGCACAAAGAATGATAAGCCACCCGTCGATGACTCCAAACCCCAAGATACTCAACAATTGACTATCCAAGATTACTATCCATTTAAAGATAATACAACATATATATATGAAGGTGAAGGAAATGAGTTTGCTGCTTATACAGCTGCTGTAGACTATATTCAGGACAATCGCATCCAGATAAGATCCAACAATGGCGGAACTGAGATGGTTCGAGTGCTGGAAAACAGTAAGGGCGCATTGACACTGATATATTCCCAAGGAGAAACCTATTACCGAGAGAATTTAACTCAAGGACACACTAATAAAGAAGAGATCTTGTTGAAAGAACCGCTCAAAGTAGGAAATTCTTGGACTTTGGCTGACGGCCGAAAGC
This Desulfosporosinus orientis DSM 765 DNA region includes the following protein-coding sequences:
- a CDS encoding LapA family protein, with the translated sequence MFVLILSLICSLLIAIFAIQNAGLVTIQLFWITTDVPLVLVILGSTFAGALVMLLLAIWRELRLKLKAKQALKEENLKTKQTLKEESPNKSLPGSSDETEGKPSDTSN